A region from the Canis lupus baileyi chromosome 27, mCanLup2.hap1, whole genome shotgun sequence genome encodes:
- the HSPB8 gene encoding heat shock protein beta-8 gives MADGQMPFSCHYPSRLRRDPFRDSPLPSRLLDDDFGMDPFPDDLTSSWRNWALPRFSTGWPGTLRSGMVPRGPTAAARFGVPAEGRSPPPFPGEPWKVCVNVHSFKPEELMVKTKDGYVEVSGKHEEKQQEGGIVSKNFTKKIQLPAEVDPVTVFASLSPEGLLIIEAPQVPPYSPFGESNFNNELPQDSQEVTCS, from the exons ATGGCTGACGGTCAGATGCCCTTCTCCTGCCACTACCCGAGCCGCCTGCGCCGCGACCCCTTCCGAGActcgcccctgccctcccgcctgCTGGATGATGACTTTGGCATGGACCCCTTCCCCGACGACTTGACTTCCTCATGGCGCAACTGGGCCCTGCCTCGATTTTCCACCGGGTGGCCTGGGACCCTGAGGTCAGGCATGGTGCCCCGGGGGCCCACGGCCGCAGCCAGGTTTGGGGTACCTGCGGAGGGCAGGAGTCCCCCACCCTTCCCCGGGGAGCCCTGGAAAGTGTGTGTCAACGTGCACAGCTTTAAGCCAGAGGAGCTGATGGTGAAGACCAAGGATGGATACGTGGAGGTGTCCG GCAAACACGAAGAGAAGCAACAAGAAGGTGGCATCGTTTCCAagaatttcacaaagaaaatccA GCTTCCCGCAGAGGTGGATCCTGTGACAGTATTTGCCTCACTTTCCCCAGAAGGCCTGCTGATCATCGAAGCTCCCCAGGTTCCCCCTTACTCACCATTTGGAGAGAGCAACTTCAACAATGAGCTTCCCCAAGACAGCCAGGAAGTCACCTGTTCCTGA